GCGGAAATGGCTCCCCAAGCTGGCCTCGGGCGAGATCCTGCCCACCGCCGTCTTCACCGAGCCCAACACCGGCTCCGATCTGGGCGCGCTCAAGACGCGCGCGGTCAAGGCCAAGGGGCCCGACGGTACCGATCGCTATCTCGTCACCGGCAACAAGACCTGGATCACCCACGCCTCGCGCTCGGACCTGATGACGCTGCTGGCGCGCACCGATCCCAACAGCGCCGACTGGCGCGGGCTCTCGATGTTCCTGGCCGAGAAGCCGCGCGGCAGCGAGCTCAAGCCCTTCCCCGCCGACGGCATGACCGGCGGCGAGATTCCGGTGCTGGGCTATCGCGGCATGAAGGAATATGAGCTCGCCTTCGACGGCTTCGCGGTCAAGGCCGAGAACCTGCTCGGCGGCGTCGAGGGCCAGGGCTTCAAGCAGCTCATGGCGACCTTCGAATCCGCCCGCGTCCAGACCGCAGCACGCGCGGTCGGCGTGGCGCAAGGGGCGATGGAGCTCGGGCTCGACTACGCCAGGAACCGCATACAGTTCGGCAAGCCGATCCTCGAATTCCCGCGCGTTGCCACCAAGCTCGCCTGGATGGCGGTCGAGACCATGTTCGCGCGCCAGCTCACCTGGTATGCCGCGCGCCAGAAGGACAGCGACCGGCGCTGCGACATCGAGGCCGGCATGGCGAAGCTCCTGGCCGCGCGCGTCGCCTGGGGCAATGCCGACAACGCGCTGCAAATCCATGGCGGCAACGGCTATGCGCAGGAATATGCGATCAGCCGCGTGCTCTGCGACGCGCGCATCCTCAACATCTTCGAGGGTGCGGCCGAGATCCAGGCCCAGGTGATCGCGCGCGGGCTGCTCAGCGGACGGAACTGAGGCAGGCCCGCGCGACGAACACCCAATCGGCGCCCCGCCTCTCACCGCGACTTGGCACAGACCAACGCCGGCTCGGCCGCCAGGTCCGACTGACAGCGCTGGATCGTGCCCGTGGTCGTATCGATCACCCAGAGCTCGGCCAATTGCGGATCGCCGTCGATGTCGTGCGAGGCGATGCGGTAGCGCTGCTTGCCTTCCTCGCCCTTAACCCACATGTCGGCCTCGGTCTTGCAAGCGGCTTTCGTCGCCGTGCAGGCCGACACCGCGCCGCTGGTGGTATCGAGGCTCCAGAGGATGCTGTCCCTCGTCTTGGCGTTTGCGTCCGCAGCGCGCGCCCGATCCTCCACCACCTCGAAGCGTCCGAGCATGCCGGCCTGGGCCGGCATGGCCGCCAGAACGCCAAGCGCCATCAGCAAGGCCATCGAAATCCTGTTCATCGTCTGATACTCCTAAAGGTTGTATAATTGTATCAATAAACTATCATAAATCACCGACGGCGCAAGCCCCTCGCCGCAGGAGCGGCGCTGCCCCGATCGCGTCGATTGCCGTCGATAACGGGCCAGGGTAGGAATCGGGCCGCCCGGGATCGCCCCGGCTCAGGCAGGTTCGCGATGCCCATCCCCATCGATTTCTACTTCTCCATCGACAGCCGCTATTCCTACCTGGCGGCGACGCAGATCCCGCTGATCGAGCGCGAGTTCGGCGCCGAGTTCCGCTGGCATCCGCTGGGGCTGGCGGCCCTGCTCGCGGCGCGCGGCGCCACGCCCTTCAGCAACGGCCTGCGCGTCTCCGGCCAGTATGAGCATGACTATCGCGACATCGACACCGGCCGGTGGGCATCGTTCTACGGCGTCAAGATCGTCACGCCGGATTGGAGCCAGGGCGACTGGACCCGCATCAATCGCGCCGCCGTGTCGGCGGCGGTCGCGGGATGCTGCCCCGCCTTCGTGACAGCGCTCTATGACGCGATCATGGTGCGCGGTGCCGTTCCCGCGGACGACGCCGCGATCGTCCACATCGCCGACGAGGCCGGCCTCGACGGCGCGCGCATCGCCGCCGGCATCGATGCGCCCGCGACCGACAGGCTCCACAGCGACACGATCGAAGCCGCGCGCCAGGCCGGCGTCTTCGGCGTGCCGAGCTTCGTCGTCGAGGGCCAGATGTTCTGGGGCAACGACCGGATCATTCTGCTGAAGCATTTCTTGAAGCAGCGGAAGCACAGCTAATTCTGCGCAGATCGAGCAGAACCCCTCCCCCTACCCCCTCCCGCAAGGGAAGGGGGTGAGATCTATTCTGTTTCCTTCACCCCCTTCCCCGACGGCGAAGCCGGCGAGCGGGAGGGGGTAGGGGGAGGGCCGGCCGCAAACTCGATTGAAGCTTGAAAGTAGAGCGAAGCGATCAGACAGAATCAGGGGGTAGGGGGAGGGGCCTTCGTTGCCCCTCGCTCTCCATTCGATCACACCCTATATTCCGCCCATGCGCGGATTTCTCTTCGTCCTTCTCCTGATCGCGATGTTCGGCACGCTGGCGGTGCTGTTCGTCGGGCTGTTCGCCATGGCGCGCGGCGGCGAGTTCAACAAGCGCCACGGCAACAAGCTCATGCGCCTGCGGGTGATGATGCAGGGTCTGGCGATCCTGATCTTCTTCGCCCTGATGATGGCAATGCGGGATTGACGCCGGGGGACGATGGTCAAACTCACGCGCATCTACACCAAGGGCGGCGACAAGGGCGAGACCTCGCTGGGCTCGGGCGCCCGCGTGCCCAAGCATGACCGGCGCGTCACGGCCTATGGCACGGTCGACGAGGCCAACGCCACGATCGGGCTGGCGCGGCTCCACACCAAGGGCAAGACCGACCAGATGCTGGCGCGGATCCAGAACGACCTGTTCGACCTGGGCGCCGATCTCTGCGTGCCGGAGGAAAAGCGCGCCGGGAAAGGCAAGAGCGGCGCCGGTGCGTTGCGCGTCGACGCGGCCCAGACCCTGCGGCTCGAGCGCGAGATCGACGCCATGAACTCCCATCTGGCCCCGCTCAACTCCTTCATCCTCCCGGGCGGAAGCGCCGCTTCCGCCTATCTCCATCTGGCCCGCACCGTGGTACGGCGGGCCGAGCGGGTCATCACGGCGCTGGCCGAGACCGAAGCCGTCAATCCCGAGGCGGTGCGTTATATCAACCGGCTCTCCGACCATCTCTTCGTGCTGGCCCGCTGGCTCAACCGCAAAGGCCGGGCCGACCGGCTCTGGGTCCCGGGCGCCAACCGCTAGTCCGGCCCCCCGGAAAAGGTCTGAAAAAGCGAGCCCGGCGAGCCGTTTTGACGCGCCCGAAAGCGACAGAAAGTTGCGGGCGGGCGCGTTGACAGGCTCATACCCTGTCCTTATTGTGCGCTGCGAAATAAAGCGGGGTCGGCCCTCGCGGGGCAGCTCGGGGGCGCCGCGGCCGGCCTTTTTCAACAGACAAATTCGGAGCCAGATCCAGAGATGAAGGTACTGGTCGCGGTCAAACGCGTGATCGACGCCAATGTGAAGGTGCGGGTGAAAGCCGACGGTACCGGTGTCGAAACGGCCAATGTGAAGATGGCCATGAACCCCTTCTGCGAGATCGCCGTCGAAGAGGCGGTGCGCATGAAGGAAGCCGGCACGGCGACCGAGGTGGTGGCCGTGGCCTGCGGTCCGGCGAGCTCCCAGGAGACGATCCGCACCGCGCTCGCCATGGGCGCCGACCGCGGCATCCATGTGCAGACCGATGTCGAGCTGCAGCCGCTGGCCGTCGCCAAGCTGCTCAAGGCCGTGATCGAGAAGGAGCAGCCGCGGATCGTGATCCTCGGCAAACAGGCGATCGACGACGATTCCAACCAGACCGGCCAGATGCTGGCGGGCCTCTTGGGCTGGCCGCAGGGCACCTTCGCCTCGAAGCTGACGATCGAAGGCGACAAGCTGCGCGTGAAGCGCGAGGTCGATGGCGGCCTCGAGACCGAGATCGTCAATCTGCCGACGATCGTCACGACCGACCTGCGGCTCAACGAGCCGCGCTACGCCTCGCTGCCCAACATCATGAAGGCGAAGAAGAAGCCGATCGAGGCGCTGACGCCCGACGCGCTGGGCGTCGATCCCTCGCCCCGCCTGAAGGTCCTCAAGGTGGTCGAGCCGGCCAAGAGAAAATCCGGCGCCAAGGTGAAGTCCGTTGCGGAGCTGGTCGACAAGCTGCGCAACGAGGCCAAGGTCATCTGAGGCGGGGGACAGGACAATGACGATTCTGGTTCTGGCAGAGCATCACGACGGCGCCGTGCGCGACGGTTCGCTCCATGCCATCACCGCCGCGCAGAAGATCGGCGGCGACATCCATGTTCTGATCGCGGGTCAGAATGCGAAGGCGGCGGCGGACGCCGCGGCGAAGATCGCCGGCGTCGGCAAGGTGCTGCTGGCCGACGATGCGGTCTATGCCGCCATGCTGGCCGAGAACGTCGCCAAGCTGATCGTCGGCCTGGCGCCGAACTACAGCCATCTGCTGGCGACCGCCACCAGCGTCGGCAAGAACATCATGCCGCGCGTGGCGGCCCTGCTCGACGTGGCGCAGGTCTCCGAGATCATCTCGGTCGAATCGCCCGACACCTTCGTGCGGCCGATCTATGCCGGCAACGCGCTGGCGACGGTCCAGGCCACCGACAAGATCAAGGTTATCACCGTGCGGGCCACCGGCTTCGACGCGGCCCCGGCCAGCGGCGGCAGCGCCGCGGTCGAGACCGTCGCCTCGGCCGGCGATGCCGGCCTCTCCACCTTCGTCGGCTCCGAGCTCTCCAAGTCCGAGCGCCCCGAGCTCACCTCGGCGCGCGTGATCGTCTCGGGCGGTCGCGGCATGCAGTCGGGCGACAATTTCAAGCTGCTCGAGGCGCTCGCCGACAAGCTCAACGCCGCCGTCGGCGCCAGCCGCGCCGCCGTCGACGCCGGTTATGTGCCCAACGACTACCAGGTCGGCCAGACCGGCAAGATCGTGGCGCCGGAACTCTATATCGCTGTCGGCATTTCGGGCGCGATCCAGCATCTCGCCGGCATGAAGGACAGCAAGGTCATCGTCGCCATCAACAAGGACGAGGACGCGCCGATCTTCCAGGTCGCGGATTACGGCCTGGTGGCGGACCTCTTCACGGCCGTGCCGGAGCTGACGGCAGAACTCAGCAAGTAAGCAACCGCGCCGGCGGCGCGGCCCGTCCGGGGCCGCCCAGGATGCCGGCGCCGGATGAAGGATGACTCAACGATGATTCAGAAGATCGGCGTGATCGGCGCCGGGCAGATGGGCAATGGCATCGCCCATGTCTGCGCGCTCAACCGCTTCGAGGTCGTGCTGTCCGACATCGATCCGGTACAGCTCGAGAAGGCCATGAAGTCGATCGACAAGAATCTCGATCGCCAGGTCCACTCGAAGCGCGAGGATATCCGGATCAGCGAGGCCGACAAGAAGGCGGCGCTGGCGCGGATCCATCCTTTCATCGGGATGGATCATTTCGGCGACTGCGATCTGGTGATCGAGGCCGCAACCGAGAAGGAAGAGGTCAAGGTCCAGATTCTCAAGGCGCTCTGCCCGGTTCTCAAGGCCGACGCGATCATCGCCAGCAACACCTCCTCGATCTCGATTACGCGGCTCGCCGCGGTGACCGACCGGCCGGCCAAGTTCATGGGCATGCATTTCATGAACCCGGTGCCGCTGATGCAGCTGGTCGAGCTGATCCGCGGGCTCGCCACCGACGAGGACACCTATCGTTCGATCAAGGAACTGACCGAGAAGCTCCACAAGACCGCGGCGCCGGCCGAGGACTTTCCCGCCTTCATCGTCAACCGCATCCTGCTGCCGATGATCAACGAGGCGGTCTATACGCTCTATGAGGGTGTCGGCACCGTCGAGGCGATCGACACCGCCATGAAGCTCGGCGCCAACCATCCCATGGGCCCGCTCGAGCTCGCCGACTTCATCGGCCTCGACACCTGCCTCGCGGTCATGCAGGTGCTCTATGACGGCCTCGCCGACAGCAAATACCGCCCCTGCCCGCTGCTGGTGAAATATGTCGAAGCCGGCTGGATCGGCAAGAAGGCCGGCCGCGGCTTCTACGACTATAGCGGCGAGAAGCCGATCCCGACGCGGTGAGCGGCCACCACTCGTCACCTCATTCCTTTCTTAGCCCCTCCCCCCTTGAGGGGGAGGTCAGGGTGGGGGGTGATCGTGAAGCGCGGTGAGAATCGTCCGGACGACCCCCTCCAGATTGGCCAACACGTCGTTGTTCCAGAATCGAATGACACGATAGCCGCGCGAGTTGAGCCAAGCCGTCCGCGCCGCGTCTTTCTCCCGCTCCGCGTCATGCTGCCCGCCATCGACCTCGACGATCAGCCGCGCCGACAGGCAGGCGAAGTCGGCGATAAAGTCACCGATGGGAACTTGCCGGCGAAATTTGAAGCCATCGAGCTGCTGGCCGCTCAGCGCTGACCAGAGCTTCCGCTCGGCATCGGTCGCGTCTTTACGGAGGCGTCGGGCGTCTTTCACGGACATGTCGGGAGCGGCGTTTGCGGCTACCCCCCACCCTAACCTCCCCCTCAAGGGGGGAGGGGTTTAGGCGGTATGCGCGTCGTCGCCTTTCGCGGCCCTCACGTCGCGCTGGTGGTCGAGCCCGCCGGCTGCCCCGCGGGGGCGTCCTTTTCCAGGAAATAGTGCATCAGCGCCAGCGACTCCGGACTGTCCCAGACGGCGGGGCCGACCATCGTTCCCACGATCTGTCCGGCGCGGTCGATGACGAGCGTCGTCGGCAGGGCCGGCACCTTAAGCGCCATGGGCAGGGCGTTGGGCTGATCCAGATAGATGTCGAGATGCTGGATGCCGAGCTGCTGGTAGAAGTGACGCACCGGCGTGATCCCGCCCTCGTCGAGCGAGAGTGCCAGCACGGTGAAGTCGGCGCCGCCGAGCTGGGCCTGAAGCCGGTCGATCGACGGCATCTCCTCGCGGCAGGGGCCGCACCAGGTGGCCCAGAAATTGAGCAGCACCACGCGGCCCTTGAACTGCTCCATCGTCACCGGCTGCTGGTTGGCGTCGAGGAAGCTCGCCTGCGGCACTGGCCGGGGCGGATCGATCAGGGTAAAGTCCGAAAGCGAACCGCCGAGCGGCGGGCCCGCATTCCCGCCCGCGGCGGCGCCCGGCAGCCCGAGCGCGGTCCCCAGCAGGATGAGGCCGCCCGCCGTTCCGGTCAGCAGCCGGCGCCGCTCTCGATCGATCATCTCCACGCTTCAGCTCCGATGACTGTGAAATCCAACCGCGACAATCCGGCCGCGTCCAGCGGCACCAGCAAGAAAAGCGGGGCGGACAGCCCCGCCGCGAGAAGCGGCTCCAATACGATGTGGGGCGGCCGCTTTGCCGGCGGCCCGGCCGAGATCATGGAGCGCATCAACGCGTCCATCGATTTCGATCGCCGGCTCTATGCCGAGGACATCGAGGGCTCGCTGGCCCATGCCGCTATGCTGGTCCGCCAGGGCATCATCCGTCAAGAAGACGGCGCCGCGATCGAGCGCGGGTTGCGGCAAATTCACCGCGAAATCGAGGCGGGGACCTTCGTCTTCTCGCGCGCGCTCGAGGACATTCACATGAATGTCGAGGCGCGGCTCAAGGAGATCATCGGCGCCCCTGCGGGCCGGCTCCATACCGCGCGCTCGCGCAACGACCAGGTGGCCCTCGATTTCCGCCTCTGGGTGCGCCGCGCGGTCGAGGGGCTGGAAGTCGAGCTCAAGGACCTGACGGCGGCGCTGCTCGATCTGGCCGAGCCTCATGCCGGCACGATCATGCCGGGCTATACCCATCTGCAGCCGGCCCAGCCCGTGACCTTCGGCCATCATCTGATGGCCTATGTCGAGATGATCCAGCGCGACCGCGGGCGCCTGGTCGATTGCCGCCGGCGCATGAACGAAAATCCATTGGGCGCGGCGGCGCTCGCCGGCACCTCCTTCCCGATCGATCGCGACCAGACCTCGAAGGCGCTGGGCTTCGACCGGCCGATGGCGAACTCGCTCGATGCCGTCTCCGACCGCGATTACGCGTTGGAATATCTGGCGGCGGGTTCGATCCTGGCGGTCCATCTCTCGCGCCTCGCCGAGGAGATCGTGCTCTGGACCTCGGACGGATTCCGCTTCGTGCGGCTGTCCGACGCCTTCTCCACCGGCAGCTCGATCATGCCGCAGAAGCGCAATCCCGACGCGGCCGAACTGGTGCGCGGCAAGACGGGCCGCATCATCGGCGCGCTCCAAGCGCTCCTCATCATGATGAAGGGCCTGCCGCTCACCTATGGCAAGGACATGCAGGAGGACAAGGAGCCGACCTTCGAGGCGACCGACAGCCTCGCCTTGTGCGTGGCCGCGATGACCGGCATGGTGCGCGACATGACACCCGATGCCGCCGCCATGGCCCGCGCCACCAGGAACGGCCACCTCACCGCGACCGATCTCGCGGACGGGCTGGTGCGCATGCTGGGCCTGCCCTTCCGCGAGGCGCATGAGATCACCGGGCGCATCGTGCGCCTGGCCGACGAGAAGGGGGCCGCCTTGTGGGACCTGCCTCTGTCGGCGCTTCAGAGCGTCGAGCCGCGCATCACGGCCGAGCTGCAGAACGTGCTGAGTGTCGAGAGTTCGGTCGCGAGCCGCACCAGCTTCGGCGGCACGGCACCCGAGACGGTGCGCCAGGCGATCGCGCGCGCGCGGGAGCGCTATCTATGAGCCGCGTTCGCCTGGCCCTGCTGCTGGCGCTGCTGATGGCGCTGGCCCTGCCGCTGGCCGCCTGCGGCAAGAAGGGCCCGCCGGGCCTGCCGCCCGGCCAGACCGATCAATATCCCCGCCAATATCCGAGCCCCAACGAGCCATGAGCGTCTTTGCCTATCGCCAGGGCGAGCTCCACGCCGAGGCCCTGCCGCTCTCGCGCCTCGCGGCCGAGGTCGGCACGCCCTTCTTCTGCTATTCGCATGCCGCACTCGCCAGCGCCTATGACGAGTTCTCCGCCGCCGTCGCCGGATTGCCGTCGATGATCTGCTACGCCCTCAAGGCCAATTCCAATCTCGCGGTGATCGCGACCTTCGCGCAGCGCGGTGCGGGGGCCGACGTGGTCTCCGAGGGCGAGCTGCGACAGGCGCTGGCGGCGGGCGTGCCGGCGCAGAAGATCATCTTCTCCGGCGTCGGCAAGACCGCGGCCGAGATGAAGTTCGCGCTCGAGACCGGCATCCGCCAGATCAATGTCGAATCGCTGCCGGAGCTGCGCCTGCTGGACCAGGTCGCGCGCGGGCTCGGGCGCAAGGCCATCGTCGCCCTGCGTATCAACCCCGACGTCGATGCCCGGACCCATGCCAAGATCTCGACCGGCAAGGCCGAGAACAAGTTCGGCATCGAGCTCGGCCATGTGCAGGCGGCCTACCAGGAAGCCTCAGGGCTCGCCGGCATCGATGTGCGCGGGCTGGCCCTCCATATCGGCTCGCAGCTGACCGACCTCGAGCCCTATCGCGCCGCCTTCCGGCGCGTGGCCGAAATCACGGCCGAGCTGCGGGGGGTCGGGCTCACCGTCGACCGGCTCGATCTCGGCGGCGGGATTGGCATCGCCTATCGCGGCGAGACGCCGCCCGCGATCGCGGATTATGTGCGCGTGGTGCGCGAGACGGTGGGATCGCTCAAGACCGAGCTCGCCTTCGAGCCGGGCCGCTGGCTGGTGGGCAATGCCGGCATTCTGGTGTCGCGGGTGCTGTTCGTGAAGCCCGGCGCCAGCCGCGACTTCGTCATCATCGACGCCGCCATGAACGACCTGATCCGCCCGGCGCTCTATGACGCCTATCACGCGATCCTGCCGGTGAAGGAGGCCGCCTCCGACGCGCCGGTGAAGCGCTTCGACGTGGTGGGGCCGATCTGCGAGAGCGGCGACCGCTTCGCCGAACAGCGCCCGCTGCCCCCTCTCCAGGACGGCGATCTGGTCGCGATCTGCCAGGCCGGCGCCTACAGCGCGGTCATGGCGTCGGGCTACAACAGCCGCCTGGCTGCGCCCGAGATCCTGGTCCATGGCCACGCCTTTGACATCGTGCGGGCGCGGCCCGACTATCAATCTCTTCTGGCGCGCGACCAAATCCCGGACTGGCTCGGAGCCGGTTCCGGTCGGCCCGGCCAGGCGAAGGGCGCACGCGGCGCCGCGGAATAGCCTCAAAGGGCCACCAGCCTTGGAGCCTCAGGGGCTGGGCCGGGATCCCTCCTGAAGGGGCCAGCCTCCCGCGGAATGCCGGGCCCTTCCGACGATGCCAAGGAGACGGCGGCAATGGCCGAGCAGGTTGGCTCGACCCCGATGGCAACGAAGGCGATCGAGCGGCGGCTCCGGGCGCGGCTCGGGCCCTGGCTGCTGCTGGCGCGGCTCGGCCTCTTCTGGGAGCGGCTCTGGCCGGCGATCTGGCCCGCGGTCGGCATCGCCGGCCTGTTCCTCGTTCTCGCTCTGCTCGACCTTCCGACCCGCCTGCCACCCTGGCTCCATGCCCTGTTGCTGGCGGCCTTCGCCGGCGCCATCGGCTTGGCCCTGTGGCGCGGCTTGCGGCGCTTCCCGGCGCCCAGCGACGCCGAGGCGCGCCGCCGGCTCGAGCTCGACAGCGACCTTCCCCATCGCCCTTTGACCCTGCTGGTCGAGCCGCTCGCGGCCGGCCTGGGCCATCCCGAGGCCGAGGCACTCTGGTCCCTGCACCGCACCCGGCTGCTGGCGGCGATCGGCCGGCTGCGGCTCAAGCTGCCGCGCCCCGGGCTCGCCGCGCGCGATCCCTGGGGCCTGCGGGCGGCGCTCGGCCTGTTCCTGGTGATCGGGCTGGTCGCGGCCGGCCCCGACAGCCTGGCCCGCATCAAGCAGGCCCTGATCCCGGGGCTGACGGCCGGTCCCCCGGCCGCACCGCCCAGCTATGACATCTGGATCACGCCGCCCGCTTATACCGGCCTGGCGCCGATCCTGCTCTCCTCCTCGACGCCGATGCCGGCCGAGAATGCCGGCGCGCCGGCGACCGGCGGCGGCACGACCGCGACCGACAACGCTGGCGCGCCCAAGCCGCTCGCGATCGCCGAGAACAGCGTGGTGCTGGCCCAGGTCGAGAACAGCCCGCAGCAGCCGAGCCTGGCGCTGGGCGAGGAGACGCGCACGCTCGAGCCCCTGGCCCAGAAGAGCTGGCGGCTGGAGGACGGCCATCTGGTCACCGGCGACCGGCTGGTGCTCAAGCTCGGCAATCGCGAGCTGGCGCAATGGCCGATCGCCATCATCCCCGACAAGCCGCCGACGGTCGCCTTCACCGCGGACCCCGCCCAGACCGAGCGCGGCGTGCTCAAGCTCAGCTACACCGCGAGCGACGATTACGGCGTCGAGCATGTGACGGCGAAGATCACGCCGCTGGGCGATGCCGCCAGCGCCGCGCCGATCGAGCTCGACCTGCCGGTGCCGGGCAGCGGCCTGCGCCAGACGCGGGCCGAGAGCTATCACGACCTGACCGCCAACCCGCTGGCCGGCAGCCCGGTGATGCTGACGCTCGCCGCGCGCGACGCGACCGACCAGGTCGGCCATAGCGAGACCCGCAACATCACGCTGCCGGAGCGGCCGTTCCATCATCCGGTGGCGCGCGCCATCATCGCGCTGCGCAAGATCCTGGCGCTCCAGCCCGACAAGCGCAGGGCCCTGGTCTATGCCTTCGACAAGCTCGGCTCGGACACCGAGGCCTATAACAACGACGTGGTGGTGATGCTGGCGCTCTCCAGCGTCTCGGCGCGGTTGCGCTACGACCGCAATCTCGACAGAGCCCTGCCCGACCTGCTGCAGCTCTTGTGGGACACGGCGCTGCGGATCGAGGAAGGCGAGAGCGCGGTCGCGATGCAGCGCCTGCGCGACGCGCAGGACGCGCTGCAGCGCGCGCTCGATCAGGGCGCCAGCGACGAGGAGCTGGCGAAGCTGGTCGAGGAGCTGCGCCAGGCGATGAACCAGTTCCTCGACGCGCTCATGGAGAAGATGAAGCGCGACCTGGCCGAGGGCAAGAACATGCAGCCGGTCGATCCCGACAAGATGTCGCTCGGCCGCGACGATCTGGAGCGCATGCTCGATCAGGCGCAGCAGATGGCCGAGGCCGGGGCCAAGGATGCGGCGCGCAACATGCTCTCGAAGCTGCGCGAGATGCTGGAGAACCTCCAGGCCGATCCGTTCGCGGGCCAGCCGCAGGAGGGCGAGAACGAAGCCCTGCAGATGATGCAGAAGCTGCAGGGCCTGACGCAGAAGCAGCAGGAGCTGCTCGATCGCAGCTTCCGCGACCAGCAGCGCGTCGAGCAGGGCGGCTCGCCGCAGGAGATGCAGGGTGCGGCCAACGATCAGGAAGCCTTGCGCCAGGGTCTCGGCGAGGTGATGCGCAGCTTCGGTGACATGACCGGCAACATCCCCGGATCGCTCGGCAAGGCCGAGCGCGCGATGAAGGACGCGGTGGGCGCGCTCGACAATGGCGATCCCGGTGCGGCGAACCAGGCCCAGGCCGAGGCGATGAACCAGCTCATGGAAAGCCAGCAGCAGATGCTGAAGGCGCTGGCCGAGCGTTTCGGCAGCCGGCCGGGTGCGGCCCCCCGCGATCAGCTGCTGAGCCAGCAGCCCGATCCCGGCCAGCGCCAGCAGGAAGGTACCGGCATGATCGACACCGGCGACGTCAAGCTGCCCGAAGCCGCCGACC
The nucleotide sequence above comes from Hypericibacter terrae. Encoded proteins:
- the lysA gene encoding diaminopimelate decarboxylase, encoding MSVFAYRQGELHAEALPLSRLAAEVGTPFFCYSHAALASAYDEFSAAVAGLPSMICYALKANSNLAVIATFAQRGAGADVVSEGELRQALAAGVPAQKIIFSGVGKTAAEMKFALETGIRQINVESLPELRLLDQVARGLGRKAIVALRINPDVDARTHAKISTGKAENKFGIELGHVQAAYQEASGLAGIDVRGLALHIGSQLTDLEPYRAAFRRVAEITAELRGVGLTVDRLDLGGGIGIAYRGETPPAIADYVRVVRETVGSLKTELAFEPGRWLVGNAGILVSRVLFVKPGASRDFVIIDAAMNDLIRPALYDAYHAILPVKEAASDAPVKRFDVVGPICESGDRFAEQRPLPPLQDGDLVAICQAGAYSAVMASGYNSRLAAPEILVHGHAFDIVRARPDYQSLLARDQIPDWLGAGSGRPGQAKGARGAAE
- a CDS encoding TIGR02302 family protein, which produces MAEQVGSTPMATKAIERRLRARLGPWLLLARLGLFWERLWPAIWPAVGIAGLFLVLALLDLPTRLPPWLHALLLAAFAGAIGLALWRGLRRFPAPSDAEARRRLELDSDLPHRPLTLLVEPLAAGLGHPEAEALWSLHRTRLLAAIGRLRLKLPRPGLAARDPWGLRAALGLFLVIGLVAAGPDSLARIKQALIPGLTAGPPAAPPSYDIWITPPAYTGLAPILLSSSTPMPAENAGAPATGGGTTATDNAGAPKPLAIAENSVVLAQVENSPQQPSLALGEETRTLEPLAQKSWRLEDGHLVTGDRLVLKLGNRELAQWPIAIIPDKPPTVAFTADPAQTERGVLKLSYTASDDYGVEHVTAKITPLGDAASAAPIELDLPVPGSGLRQTRAESYHDLTANPLAGSPVMLTLAARDATDQVGHSETRNITLPERPFHHPVARAIIALRKILALQPDKRRALVYAFDKLGSDTEAYNNDVVVMLALSSVSARLRYDRNLDRALPDLLQLLWDTALRIEEGESAVAMQRLRDAQDALQRALDQGASDEELAKLVEELRQAMNQFLDALMEKMKRDLAEGKNMQPVDPDKMSLGRDDLERMLDQAQQMAEAGAKDAARNMLSKLREMLENLQADPFAGQPQEGENEALQMMQKLQGLTQKQQELLDRSFRDQQRVEQGGSPQEMQGAANDQEALRQGLGEVMRSFGDMTGNIPGSLGKAERAMKDAVGALDNGDPGAANQAQAEAMNQLMESQQQMLKALAERFGSRPGAAPRDQLLSQQPDPGQRQQEGTGMIDTGDVKLPEAADLQRARQILDELRRRSSEQFRPKVERDYLQRLLDRF